In the Syntrophus aciditrophicus SB genome, CATATTGCGGGCGACGATCCGGGCGGGCTGTGACAGAATGCGGCCCAGACCGAGGCGTTCAATATATGTCTTTCGGTACTTTGCCGGCTGCTCGGGGCGCATGGCTTCCGCGGGAGGCAGTTTCGCGGCGGTGCGGATCGCGTGTACCGTACCGGCCAGGGCCGCCGCCAGGCTGATGACCACTGCTTCAAGCACAATGGCGACATCGAGGCGGAAGAGAAGGTAGGGGAATCGATAATATTCCATGTAGATGTCGCCCAGGAGTCTTCCCAGCCAGACTCCCGTCGCTGTGCCGCCTGCCACTCCCAGGATGACGGTGAAGAGGACAAACTTGAAGTAGTGCAGACCGATTTCCAGGTTGCCGTAGCCGAAGGCTTTAAGGATCGCAACCTGTTCCCGCTGCGTATTGACGGTGCGGCTGATGACGACGTTGAGGAGAAAAGCTGCCACGGCGATAAAGATGGTCGGGAACAGGAATGAAAATATTTCCAGCTGTTTGAATTCCTCGCTGAGGAAACGGTGAGACGTCTGGTCTTTTCTGCCGTACGCTTCGAGTCCCCCGTAACGGTTGATGATATTGTCAAGGCGCCGGATCACGGCATTGATATCGGCATGAGGGGTACAGGTCAGGACGACGTCGTTGAAGGCTCCTTTCATATCGTAGGCTGTGGCCAGGGTTGTCTTGGGCATCCATAGAAGACCATATCGCCTGTAATCGGGACTGATGGCCCCCGGTCGGATCTGAAGCACAAATTCCGGCGACAGGCCGACTCCGACGATGGTCAGCATTTTCCATTTACCGTTGATCACCGCGCCGATCCGGTCGCCCAGGGAGAAGCGGTGGGCTTCGGCGAACGTGTCGCCGAGCAGCACTTCGTCATCCCTGGAGGAGTCGGGAAGGCGACCTTTTCTGATATAGAGTTTGTTGATTTCCGGTCTTCCATTGTCGGGGATGGAAAGGATCTTTCCCGTCACGGGCTCTTCAAAGCCTTCTATGGCGAGTTTGACGTCGGCCGTAATCCGGGTTTCCACGGAGGAGACTCCTTCGATGCCGGCAATCTGACCCCTCACACTCTCAGGCGCCCGTTTCAGGGAGGCAAAGACATCGGCAAAAACGTATTCCCGATAGAACTTCTCGCGGGTGGCTTTGAGGGAGTTCATGTTGCTCATGAACATGACGAAATTGGTGATGCCGCAGAGGATGACGATGATGATGGCCAGAACCTGGCCCTTCATCCGCCACAGATCGCGCGTCAGTTTAACGTTCAGGGTGTTCATGGATGCATCATGAGCCTTACCAGCGAAGCTCTCCCGGTTTCTTCTTTATGGTGTTTATCGTAATGTCGGCGATGAGGCCGTTTCTCAGGCTGATGATCCGGTC is a window encoding:
- a CDS encoding ABC transporter permease encodes the protein MNTLNVKLTRDLWRMKGQVLAIIIVILCGITNFVMFMSNMNSLKATREKFYREYVFADVFASLKRAPESVRGQIAGIEGVSSVETRITADVKLAIEGFEEPVTGKILSIPDNGRPEINKLYIRKGRLPDSSRDDEVLLGDTFAEAHRFSLGDRIGAVINGKWKMLTIVGVGLSPEFVLQIRPGAISPDYRRYGLLWMPKTTLATAYDMKGAFNDVVLTCTPHADINAVIRRLDNIINRYGGLEAYGRKDQTSHRFLSEEFKQLEIFSFLFPTIFIAVAAFLLNVVISRTVNTQREQVAILKAFGYGNLEIGLHYFKFVLFTVILGVAGGTATGVWLGRLLGDIYMEYYRFPYLLFRLDVAIVLEAVVISLAAALAGTVHAIRTAAKLPPAEAMRPEQPAKYRKTYIERLGLGRILSQPARIVARNMERRPLRSLLSVIGIAFSCAIMLMSGFFKDAVDYMVHIQFTLSQREDMKVTFVEPTSANAVYSMRGIRGIEYVEGYRTIPARLRFGNRSYKTAIEGIESGSALRQILNEKLKPIFIPPAGIVLTDYLGGYLGIRPGDMLTVEILEGERPMRQVPVAALAKQYMGLMGYMDAPALSHLLREGEALSGVSVVVDPMYKKEIYKQLINMPRVSGAVVIKDEIRNFYDTQAKSMLFFTLIATLMAGAITFGVVYNTARIALSERSRELSSLRVLGYTRGEISYILLGELVLITLAAIPLGFIIGRALCSYLAYAVASDIFRIPVVIEPATYSMAAAVVILSAAISGLIVRHRLDSLNLVEVLKARE